From Bordetella flabilis, the proteins below share one genomic window:
- a CDS encoding LysR family transcriptional regulator codes for MDLIDCMEVFQEVGKSLSFSKAAESRASSRSSVTKKIAWLESYFGVQLFNRNTKHVSLTESGRLLLENADTLALATRGLKELVQGPVRTPTGRIRMGTPPSFGAVHLAPAIEDFLKRYPAIRVSLLLDDGRSDLIAENLDLSVRIAPRLKDTNQIAYRITVVPQVIVATRAYLKAHGTPLTPKDLENHNCLIHSLKAPTGTWTFTDRRNNTHVVHVAGSFSSNLGESILHLAKLGHGISMHPRYMVENDLRAKAVEVLMPEYRPEGLDIYAIVQSKRHLPYKVRLFVEHLRAWFKDADWKQ; via the coding sequence ATGGACCTGATCGACTGCATGGAGGTCTTCCAGGAGGTAGGCAAGAGCCTCAGCTTTTCGAAGGCTGCCGAGAGCCGGGCTTCGAGCCGATCCTCGGTGACCAAGAAGATCGCCTGGCTGGAAAGCTACTTCGGCGTGCAGCTCTTCAACCGCAACACCAAGCATGTCAGCCTGACCGAAAGCGGCAGGCTGCTGCTGGAAAACGCGGACACGCTGGCCCTGGCCACGCGCGGCCTGAAGGAGCTGGTGCAGGGCCCGGTGCGCACGCCGACCGGCCGCATCCGCATGGGTACGCCGCCGTCCTTCGGCGCCGTACACCTGGCCCCCGCGATCGAGGACTTCCTGAAACGCTATCCCGCCATCCGGGTGTCCCTGCTGCTGGACGACGGGCGCAGCGACCTGATCGCGGAAAATCTGGACCTCTCCGTGCGTATCGCGCCGCGCCTGAAGGACACCAACCAGATCGCCTACCGCATCACCGTCGTGCCCCAGGTAATTGTCGCGACCCGCGCCTATCTGAAGGCGCACGGCACGCCGCTGACGCCCAAGGATCTGGAGAACCACAATTGCCTGATCCACAGCCTGAAGGCGCCGACCGGCACCTGGACTTTCACGGACCGGCGCAACAACACTCATGTGGTGCACGTGGCCGGGTCATTCAGCTCCAACCTGGGGGAATCGATCCTGCACCTGGCCAAGCTGGGGCACGGGATTTCCATGCATCCGCGTTATATGGTGGAGAACGATCTGCGCGCCAAAGCCGTGGAAGTGCTGATGCCCGAGTACCGTCCCGAAGGCCTGGACATCTACGCCATCGTGCAGAGCAAGCGCCACCTGCCGTACAAGGTGAGGCTGTTTGTCGAGCACCTGCGAGCGTGGTTCAAGGATGCGGATTGGAAGCAGTAG
- a CDS encoding iron-containing alcohol dehydrogenase family protein yields the protein MNPSDFDYHLFGTHVRFGDGVSTSVGAELRALGLSRPVVLTQDRIATSGHYAAILQALRDATVLERRGIPPHSSVSLIETMAPDVAAFGADCVIAVGGGSVADSAKALALLLAEGGRLADHVTVFRPPSTVEIPLRTRPKLPIIAIPCTASGAEVTSSFGVRDGGHDKRMFWNRQVSASTILIDPVLARDVAMPTMRYTAMNGIAHCLEGLYSRGRSIVSDGMAVQAMGLFQHALCTPALDEAAQRRLILAAAHLAGMVLSMARSCLHHAICHVLGARHSLPHGLVNTVILPHALRFNEETAAPLLAPALDVVNRQGQREYARLSQWLQDVAQELSLPRRLRDIGVAEGELPDLARHVMTERGLALNPRPVADAADVLAILRQAF from the coding sequence ATGAATCCCAGCGATTTCGATTATCACCTGTTCGGCACGCATGTACGTTTCGGTGACGGCGTTTCCACCAGCGTGGGCGCGGAGTTGCGGGCGCTGGGGCTGTCGCGACCGGTGGTCCTGACGCAGGATCGCATTGCGACATCGGGGCACTATGCCGCCATCCTGCAGGCCTTGCGCGATGCCACGGTGCTGGAACGCCGCGGCATCCCGCCGCATTCCAGTGTCAGTTTAATCGAAACAATGGCGCCAGACGTGGCGGCTTTCGGTGCCGACTGCGTGATCGCGGTCGGCGGCGGCAGCGTTGCCGATTCGGCGAAGGCCCTTGCGCTGTTGCTGGCCGAAGGCGGGCGCCTGGCCGACCACGTCACGGTGTTCCGCCCTCCTTCGACCGTCGAGATTCCGCTGCGCACGCGGCCCAAGCTTCCCATCATCGCCATTCCTTGCACCGCGTCCGGCGCGGAGGTGACCTCGTCCTTCGGCGTGCGGGACGGTGGGCACGACAAGCGCATGTTCTGGAATCGCCAGGTGTCCGCCTCCACCATCCTGATCGACCCCGTGCTGGCCCGGGACGTCGCCATGCCGACGATGCGATACACGGCCATGAACGGTATCGCGCACTGTCTGGAAGGCTTGTATTCCCGGGGCCGCTCCATCGTGTCCGATGGCATGGCGGTGCAGGCCATGGGGCTGTTCCAGCATGCGCTGTGTACCCCGGCGCTGGACGAGGCGGCGCAGCGCCGCCTGATACTCGCGGCGGCGCACCTGGCCGGCATGGTGCTGTCGATGGCGCGCAGTTGCCTGCATCATGCGATCTGCCACGTGCTGGGCGCCCGGCACAGCCTGCCCCACGGCCTGGTCAATACGGTGATCCTGCCGCACGCGCTGCGCTTCAATGAAGAGACTGCCGCGCCCTTGCTGGCGCCGGCACTGGACGTCGTGAATCGGCAAGGCCAGCGCGAATATGCGCGCCTGTCGCAGTGGCTGCAGGACGTGGCACAGGAGCTGTCCTTGCCGAGACGTCTGCGCGACATCGGTGTTGCCGAAGGCGAATTGCCCGATCTTGCCCGTCACGTCATGACGGAACGCGGCCTGGCCCTGAATCCCCGGCCTGTCGCCGACGCGGCGGATGTGCTCGCGATCCTGCGCCAGGCCTTCTAG
- a CDS encoding TauD/TfdA dioxygenase family protein yields MDIVASGAALGATIEGIDLALPLSQEDYRGIEQALGRYGVVCFPRQTLDAADLKRFAQTFGTLEVNVANLYHEPDMPEVMILSNIVENGKPIGLSDAGQDWHTDMSYSRTIAFSNVLYGIRIPMRDGKSLGNTEFCNMHAAYEGLPQDLKQELDGMTITHDFNKFWEMMRREKGSTRPPLTEEQRKRKPPVSHPVFLVHPITGRKVLYANPGYSVRINELPEARSDEVLRFLFEHQLQEKYRYRHNWREGDVLMWDNMGTIHNAVADYRPDEPRLIKRCQVMADKYFPELY; encoded by the coding sequence ATGGACATCGTCGCAAGCGGCGCCGCGCTCGGCGCCACCATCGAGGGCATCGATCTGGCCCTACCCCTGTCGCAAGAGGACTACCGCGGCATCGAACAGGCGCTGGGCCGCTACGGCGTGGTGTGCTTTCCGCGTCAGACGCTGGACGCGGCCGACCTGAAGCGCTTCGCGCAGACCTTCGGCACGCTGGAAGTGAACGTGGCGAACCTTTACCACGAGCCGGACATGCCCGAAGTCATGATCCTGTCCAACATCGTAGAGAATGGCAAGCCCATCGGGCTGAGCGACGCGGGGCAGGACTGGCATACCGATATGTCCTATAGCCGCACCATCGCCTTCAGCAATGTGCTCTATGGCATCCGCATTCCCATGCGCGACGGCAAGTCGCTGGGCAACACGGAGTTCTGCAATATGCACGCCGCGTATGAGGGCCTGCCCCAGGACCTGAAGCAAGAGCTGGACGGCATGACGATCACGCACGACTTCAACAAATTCTGGGAGATGATGCGGCGCGAGAAAGGCAGTACGCGCCCGCCGCTGACGGAGGAGCAGCGCAAGCGCAAGCCGCCGGTGTCGCATCCCGTCTTTTTGGTGCATCCGATTACGGGCCGCAAGGTCCTGTACGCGAATCCCGGCTATTCCGTGCGCATCAATGAATTGCCGGAAGCGCGCAGCGACGAGGTGCTGCGCTTCCTGTTCGAGCATCAGCTGCAGGAAAAATACCGCTACCGCCACAACTGGCGCGAAGGCGATGTACTGATGTGGGACAACATGGGAACCATCCATAACGCGGTGGCCGATTACCGACCGGATGAGCCTCGCTTGATCAAGCGCTGCCAGGTCATGGCCGACAAGTACTTCCCCGAGCTGTACTGA
- a CDS encoding Bug family tripartite tricarboxylate transporter substrate binding protein, with protein MKKRYIASVMLAVAAALPLSGTARADDYPSRPVRMVVGYAAGGPTDVVARIVAKHMSESLGASVVVENKPGASAHIAAADVMRSPPDGYKVLVTSLTLNVNPLLYPDRYDYDPVKAFEPISNFANNPLVVVTNYDSPYKDLKSLIADAKAHPGKLTFGSSGVGGSAHLAAEMLSTMAGIKMVHVPFKGNGPALQEMVAGRITFMFYPSVGIPNYVAAKQLRVLAIGTDKPEKEFPGVPTLDSLGFSGFQQGAPWIGMLAPAGTPKPVVDKLNKAAVEALRKPEVREQLAQLGAVVVGDSPEQFRKFLVEDKARWAEVIKKGNVTGSAAGG; from the coding sequence ATGAAAAAACGATATATCGCCAGCGTGATGCTGGCTGTGGCGGCCGCCTTGCCGCTGTCGGGCACGGCACGCGCCGACGACTATCCTTCGCGGCCCGTGCGCATGGTGGTGGGCTATGCCGCCGGCGGTCCCACGGATGTGGTGGCGCGCATCGTGGCCAAGCACATGTCGGAAAGCCTGGGCGCATCCGTCGTGGTGGAGAACAAGCCGGGCGCCAGCGCGCATATCGCCGCGGCCGACGTCATGCGGTCACCGCCCGACGGCTACAAGGTGCTGGTGACCTCGCTCACCCTGAACGTGAACCCGCTCCTGTATCCGGACCGCTACGACTATGATCCCGTCAAGGCCTTCGAGCCGATCAGCAACTTCGCCAACAATCCGCTGGTGGTGGTGACCAACTACGACTCGCCGTACAAGGACCTCAAGAGCCTGATCGCGGACGCCAAGGCGCACCCCGGGAAGCTGACCTTCGGTTCGTCGGGCGTGGGCGGCTCGGCGCACCTGGCCGCGGAGATGCTGTCCACCATGGCCGGCATCAAAATGGTCCACGTGCCGTTCAAGGGGAACGGACCGGCCTTGCAGGAAATGGTGGCTGGTCGCATCACATTCATGTTCTATCCCAGCGTCGGCATCCCCAACTACGTGGCCGCCAAGCAACTGCGCGTGCTGGCCATCGGGACGGACAAGCCGGAGAAGGAGTTCCCCGGAGTACCGACGCTGGATAGCCTGGGTTTCAGCGGTTTCCAGCAGGGTGCGCCCTGGATCGGCATGCTGGCGCCGGCCGGCACGCCCAAGCCCGTCGTGGACAAGTTGAACAAGGCCGCGGTCGAAGCCCTGCGCAAGCCCGAAGTGCGTGAACAGCTCGCCCAGCTGGGCGCCGTCGTGGTCGGGGATAGCCCCGAACAATTCCGCAAGTTCCTCGTCGAGGACAAGGCCCGCTGGGCCGAAGTCATCAAGAAAGGCAACGTGACCGGCAGCGCGGCGGGTGGCTGA
- a CDS encoding alpha-hydroxy acid oxidase, giving the protein MAALEDCYSIARLRAAARARLPAPVFDFFDGGAEDELTLRDNQDAFQRIRLVPRVLRDVARVDLSTRLLGRPAQLPVAIGPTGAVGFGWRGGDVDLARAAARLDLPYALSTSATASIEEIADKAPGRLWFQAYILQDKARLDNLIARALAAGYEGLVITVDLPVGGKRERDLANGLGFPMKITPRNFWQFARRPAWSLDMLIRRPPIMPSLAGMRKVEANRKAMESVAGRNYDPAFDFTGLARIRERWPRALIVKGVVHPGDVDPIVALGVDALVVSNHGGRQLDTGIATLDALPDIVAAARGRVPVLLDGGVRRGSDIFKALALGAAGVMTGRATLFGVLAGGQDGVARALDILRDELARTMQLCGARTLVDISPDVLRMPIEGNRRETE; this is encoded by the coding sequence ATGGCGGCATTGGAAGATTGCTATTCGATCGCGCGCCTGCGCGCGGCGGCGCGGGCACGGCTGCCGGCGCCGGTGTTCGACTTCTTCGACGGCGGGGCGGAAGACGAGCTGACCCTGCGGGACAACCAGGACGCGTTCCAGCGCATCCGGCTGGTGCCGCGCGTTCTGCGCGATGTCGCGCGGGTCGACCTGTCGACGCGGCTGCTCGGCCGCCCGGCACAGTTGCCCGTGGCCATCGGTCCCACCGGTGCGGTGGGCTTTGGCTGGCGCGGGGGCGACGTCGACCTGGCGCGTGCGGCGGCACGGCTGGATCTGCCTTACGCGCTGTCCACCTCGGCTACGGCGTCCATCGAGGAAATCGCGGACAAGGCGCCCGGCCGCCTCTGGTTCCAGGCTTATATCCTGCAGGACAAGGCGCGGCTCGACAACCTGATCGCGCGCGCGCTGGCGGCGGGGTACGAAGGGCTGGTCATTACAGTCGACCTGCCGGTGGGCGGCAAGCGGGAACGCGACCTGGCCAATGGCCTGGGCTTTCCCATGAAGATCACGCCCCGCAATTTCTGGCAGTTCGCGCGCCGGCCGGCGTGGTCGCTGGATATGTTGATCCGCCGGCCGCCCATCATGCCCAGTCTGGCGGGCATGCGGAAAGTGGAGGCCAACCGCAAGGCAATGGAGTCCGTGGCCGGCCGCAACTACGATCCCGCCTTCGATTTCACCGGCTTGGCCAGGATACGCGAACGCTGGCCGCGCGCGCTGATCGTCAAGGGCGTGGTGCATCCCGGCGACGTGGATCCCATCGTCGCGCTGGGCGTGGATGCCCTGGTGGTGTCGAACCACGGCGGCCGCCAGCTGGATACCGGTATCGCCACCCTGGATGCGTTGCCCGATATCGTGGCTGCCGCGCGCGGCCGAGTCCCGGTGCTGCTGGATGGCGGCGTGCGGCGCGGCAGCGATATTTTCAAGGCGCTGGCGCTGGGCGCGGCCGGCGTGATGACGGGGCGGGCCACGCTCTTCGGCGTGCTGGCGGGCGGCCAGGACGGCGTGGCGCGGGCCCTGGACATCCTGCGCGACGAGCTGGCGCGCACCATGCAGTTGTGCGGCGCGCGTACCCTGGTCGACATCAGCCCGGATGTGTTGCGCATGCCCATCGAGGGGAACCGGAGGGAAACGGAATGA
- a CDS encoding nuclear transport factor 2 family protein: MNDAIGTGPAMGESEAIGLCCNQVLGFFRDLDDNDYESLVGRMLPDGVWHRQGKVLGGRDAVRAALALRSGTQRIHHLITNLFADAVDGARCSLRGYMLVVRHDEGKPLAGPAPLKGIENIRTTRVELAWRDGAWLIADMRNDEPSFSSAA; the protein is encoded by the coding sequence ATGAACGACGCGATCGGTACTGGCCCGGCGATGGGTGAGAGCGAGGCCATCGGCCTGTGCTGCAATCAGGTGCTTGGGTTTTTTCGGGACCTGGACGACAACGACTACGAGTCCCTGGTCGGCCGCATGCTGCCCGACGGGGTCTGGCATCGGCAGGGCAAGGTGCTCGGCGGGCGCGACGCTGTCCGTGCGGCGCTGGCGTTGCGCTCCGGCACGCAGCGCATACATCATCTGATCACCAATCTGTTCGCCGACGCGGTCGACGGGGCGCGCTGCAGCCTGCGCGGCTATATGCTGGTGGTTCGGCATGACGAGGGCAAGCCGCTGGCGGGACCGGCGCCGCTGAAGGGCATCGAGAACATACGCACAACCCGTGTCGAACTGGCATGGCGTGACGGCGCATGGCTTATCGCAGACATGCGCAACGACGAACCGAGTTTTTCCAGCGCGGCTTGA
- a CDS encoding fumarylacetoacetate hydrolase family protein: protein MKWIRYTQDQRTGYGILEGERITAVRGDPFHGHEKTGEVTQLADVRLEVPVVPPTFYCVGLNYVRHIGTEGLKIPTQPDVGYRANNALLPHGQDVIMPADATRVHYEGELVVVIGRKVRNVSEAEARSCVLGYTIGNDVSERVWQGSDRTFWRAKNSDTFKPMGPWIETDADVDAMETVVRLNGEESTRFHTADMLFGIDRFISTMSRYLTLHPGDILWMGTDGHSPDLRHGDVVDVSITGLGTLTNRFIAAARLT from the coding sequence ATGAAATGGATCAGGTATACCCAGGACCAGCGCACTGGCTACGGCATCCTGGAGGGCGAAAGGATCACGGCGGTGCGCGGCGACCCTTTCCACGGTCATGAGAAAACCGGCGAGGTCACGCAGCTGGCGGATGTACGACTGGAGGTGCCGGTCGTGCCGCCCACGTTCTATTGCGTTGGCTTGAACTACGTCAGGCACATCGGCACCGAAGGCCTGAAGATCCCTACGCAGCCCGACGTCGGCTACCGGGCCAACAACGCCCTCTTGCCGCATGGGCAGGACGTCATCATGCCGGCGGACGCCACGCGCGTGCATTACGAGGGCGAGCTGGTCGTCGTGATCGGCAGGAAGGTGCGCAACGTCAGCGAAGCCGAGGCCCGCTCCTGCGTGCTGGGCTACACCATCGGCAACGACGTCAGCGAGCGTGTGTGGCAGGGGTCCGACCGCACGTTCTGGCGCGCCAAGAACAGCGACACGTTCAAGCCGATGGGGCCGTGGATCGAGACCGACGCGGACGTCGATGCCATGGAAACCGTGGTGCGGCTGAACGGCGAGGAAAGCACGCGTTTCCACACCGCCGATATGCTGTTCGGCATCGACCGCTTCATCAGCACCATGAGCCGCTATCTGACCCTGCATCCCGGCGACATCCTCTGGATGGGCACTGACGGTCATTCACCGGATCTCCGGCACGGTGATGTGGTCGATGTGTCGATCACCGGTCTCGGCACGCTGACGAATCGGTTTATCGCGGCGGCGAGGCTGACCTAG
- a CDS encoding NADPH:quinone reductase, which produces MRVALYSKNGPARDVLALKDLPTPEPGPGEVRVKLAVSGVNPSDVKSRLGSRPVTSGFVVPHSDGAGVIDRVGAGVPGSRVGERVWIWNGQWQRPMGTAAQYIVLPSGQAVPLPEGSSFEAGACMGIPGLTAMQAIALLGDVAGKTVLVSGGASGVGYYAAQMARAYGARVITTVGSAEKAGCLEAVGIHDNILYKQEPVVERLLAMTAGRGVDAVVDMDFSSNAALVQAGAVAPHGCYVVYGSNARGDIPLNFAAWLPRSISLHFFLVYDLLPAQRQYAVDALNGLLAAGKLEHLIAPAYALDDIVAAHEAVEAGRTLGNVVVTLPQ; this is translated from the coding sequence ATGCGCGTAGCCCTGTATTCCAAGAACGGTCCGGCGCGCGATGTGCTGGCGCTGAAAGACCTGCCCACGCCGGAGCCCGGGCCGGGCGAGGTACGTGTGAAGCTGGCGGTGTCCGGCGTGAATCCCTCCGACGTGAAGTCGCGCCTGGGCAGCCGTCCGGTGACGAGCGGATTCGTCGTGCCGCACAGCGACGGGGCCGGCGTGATTGACCGCGTGGGCGCCGGTGTCCCGGGCAGCCGCGTGGGCGAGCGCGTCTGGATATGGAACGGCCAGTGGCAGCGTCCCATGGGCACGGCCGCCCAATACATCGTGCTGCCCTCGGGCCAGGCCGTACCCTTGCCCGAGGGCAGCAGCTTCGAAGCCGGGGCCTGCATGGGTATTCCCGGTCTGACCGCGATGCAGGCCATTGCGCTGCTGGGTGACGTGGCGGGCAAGACCGTGCTGGTAAGCGGAGGCGCTTCCGGCGTCGGCTATTACGCGGCCCAGATGGCCCGCGCCTACGGCGCCCGCGTCATCACCACGGTCGGGTCGGCGGAGAAGGCGGGTTGCCTGGAGGCGGTGGGCATCCACGACAACATCCTGTACAAACAGGAGCCCGTGGTGGAACGCCTGCTGGCGATGACGGCGGGCCGTGGCGTCGATGCCGTCGTCGATATGGATTTCTCCTCCAACGCCGCGCTGGTGCAGGCAGGCGCGGTTGCGCCCCACGGGTGCTACGTGGTGTACGGCTCCAATGCGCGCGGGGATATCCCGCTGAATTTCGCTGCGTGGTTGCCGCGGTCCATCAGCCTGCATTTCTTCCTGGTCTACGACCTGCTGCCGGCGCAGCGCCAATATGCCGTCGATGCCTTGAACGGCCTGCTTGCCGCTGGAAAGCTGGAGCACTTGATCGCTCCCGCCTACGCCCTGGACGACATCGTAGCCGCGCACGAAGCGGTCGAGGCAGGACGCACCCTGGGCAACGTGGTGGTGACCTTGCCGCAGTAG
- a CDS encoding LuxR family transcriptional regulator, with product MGKQPEIDYRQAFMLAPIGMCVSQWRVIRQANAKLEMIFRYPAATLAGASFQALYPTHEEFQRTGERLTPVLTATGLYADERIMKRNDGELFWCRVTGRTLTPDEPHAAGIWTFEDLSAKRPVTKGLSAREREIATLIAEGKTSKLIARQLGLSPRTVEMYRARLMAKYAATTSAGLIHKLMRPDGG from the coding sequence ATGGGCAAGCAGCCGGAGATCGACTACAGGCAGGCATTCATGCTGGCGCCTATCGGCATGTGCGTGTCGCAATGGCGCGTGATCCGCCAAGCGAACGCAAAGCTGGAAATGATCTTCCGCTATCCCGCGGCCACGCTGGCTGGCGCCTCGTTCCAAGCCCTTTATCCCACTCACGAAGAATTCCAACGTACCGGTGAGCGCCTGACGCCGGTGCTGACGGCCACGGGCCTGTACGCCGACGAACGCATCATGAAACGCAACGACGGCGAACTGTTCTGGTGCCGCGTCACCGGACGCACGCTGACGCCGGACGAGCCGCACGCCGCCGGAATATGGACCTTCGAGGATTTGAGCGCCAAGCGCCCCGTGACCAAGGGCCTCAGCGCCCGCGAACGTGAAATCGCCACGCTCATCGCCGAAGGCAAGACCAGCAAGCTCATCGCCCGCCAACTGGGCCTGAGCCCGCGCACCGTCGAGATGTACCGCGCCCGCCTCATGGCGAAATACGCGGCCACCACATCGGCCGGGTTGATCCACAAGCTGATGCGACCCGACGGCGGCTGA
- a CDS encoding alpha-ketoglutarate-dependent dioxygenase AlkB has protein sequence MELSAVTQLTLFDMPGPAMPPGWRYDEGFLDTKEEADLIALLRRLPLAGARYKSYTARRRVLSFGGSYDFDANRLEPAQPLIAPLHGLRARVALWMDVAPEQLVHVLVAEYPPGAPLGWHRDVPDFEEVAGVSLGSGATLRFRPYPPVSAKRSDILRVSVAPRSIYRMGGPARWDWQHSVAPLSATRWSITFRTLAARRP, from the coding sequence ATGGAGCTTTCCGCCGTGACGCAACTGACGCTGTTCGATATGCCGGGGCCGGCGATGCCACCGGGCTGGCGCTACGACGAGGGGTTTCTCGATACCAAGGAAGAGGCGGACCTGATCGCCCTGCTGCGCCGCCTGCCCTTGGCGGGCGCGCGCTACAAGTCGTACACCGCGCGCCGCCGCGTCCTGAGTTTCGGCGGCAGCTATGACTTCGATGCCAATCGCCTGGAACCGGCCCAACCCTTGATCGCGCCCCTGCATGGCCTGCGCGCCCGGGTTGCGCTATGGATGGACGTCGCGCCGGAGCAACTGGTCCATGTGCTGGTGGCGGAGTATCCACCGGGCGCCCCGCTGGGCTGGCATCGCGACGTGCCGGACTTCGAAGAGGTTGCCGGCGTGTCGCTGGGCAGCGGGGCGACATTGCGTTTTCGGCCCTATCCACCGGTCAGCGCGAAGCGCTCGGACATTCTTCGTGTCAGCGTGGCGCCGCGGTCCATCTATCGCATGGGTGGCCCGGCTCGCTGGGACTGGCAACATAGCGTCGCGCCGCTGTCGGCGACCCGGTGGTCCATCACCTTTCGCACACTGGCCGCACGCCGCCCGTGA
- a CDS encoding UdgX family uracil-DNA binding protein (This protein belongs to the uracil DNA glycosylase superfamily, members of which act in excision repair of DNA. However, it belongs more specifically to UdgX branch, whose founding member was found to bind uracil in DNA (where it does not belong), without cleaving it, appears to promote DNA repair by a pathway involving RecA, rather than base excision.) gives MPRRPEKTPPTPEIPPGHGEEPVAQPDQKPRKLDDCRRCTLWRDATQGVPGRGPRRATIMVLGEQPGDQEDKAGEPFVGPAGALLDRALAESGVRREQVFVTNAVKHFKWIPRGKRRMHKTPAQREVMACHYWLEKELASVRPQVVVALGATALRALLQRADARLTAMLGHPVEVGGLVVVPTYHPSFVLRAPDPQARDQAYATLVDALRQAARIAGGGGGRPAAP, from the coding sequence ATGCCGCGCCGGCCCGAAAAAACGCCACCGACTCCCGAGATCCCGCCTGGCCATGGCGAGGAACCCGTCGCCCAGCCCGACCAAAAGCCGCGCAAGCTGGACGATTGCCGGCGCTGCACCTTGTGGCGCGACGCGACCCAAGGTGTACCGGGACGCGGTCCGCGCCGGGCAACCATCATGGTGCTGGGCGAGCAGCCCGGCGACCAGGAGGACAAGGCCGGGGAACCCTTCGTGGGGCCGGCCGGTGCGCTCCTGGATCGCGCCCTGGCGGAATCGGGCGTCCGGCGCGAACAAGTCTTCGTGACGAACGCGGTGAAGCATTTCAAATGGATTCCGCGCGGCAAGCGGCGCATGCACAAGACACCGGCGCAGCGCGAAGTCATGGCGTGCCATTACTGGCTGGAAAAAGAGCTGGCTTCGGTCCGGCCGCAGGTCGTGGTCGCCCTGGGTGCGACGGCGCTGCGCGCTTTACTGCAGCGGGCCGATGCACGCCTGACCGCGATGCTGGGGCACCCGGTGGAGGTGGGAGGTCTGGTGGTCGTTCCCACTTACCATCCCTCCTTTGTGCTGCGCGCGCCGGACCCGCAGGCTCGCGATCAGGCCTACGCTACCCTCGTCGACGCCTTGCGGCAGGCCGCCCGCATTGCGGGCGGGGGCGGCGGACGGCCTGCCGCACCGTAA
- a CDS encoding DUF4148 domain-containing protein — protein sequence MKVQTIVSSIAVSFALVAGAQAGTPRGDINNTPFQGVYGQNDSSSVTREQVAADLQQARANGVVLFGDSDNVPFAAQASTPNVPAAQIDPKSVHGDVAFGDIDNQPFQGV from the coding sequence ATGAAAGTACAAACCATCGTCTCGTCCATCGCCGTGTCTTTTGCCCTGGTGGCGGGTGCCCAAGCCGGCACGCCGCGCGGCGATATCAACAACACTCCCTTCCAAGGGGTGTATGGCCAGAACGACAGCAGCTCGGTGACCCGTGAACAGGTCGCCGCCGACCTGCAGCAAGCCCGCGCCAACGGCGTTGTGTTGTTCGGCGATTCCGACAACGTCCCGTTCGCCGCGCAGGCCAGCACTCCCAACGTGCCTGCTGCCCAGATCGATCCGAAGAGCGTGCACGGCGACGTTGCCTTCGGCGACATCGACAACCAACCGTTCCAAGGCGTCTGA
- a CDS encoding DUF4148 domain-containing protein: MNAKNIATALILSFAAIGAAQAATPRGDSDNVPFQGVYGQADTGASRDQVIAELQQARAAGLTGNADIDNQPFVAQADSGVTRAQVAAGIDQSNGGIDIAFGDIDNLPFQGV, from the coding sequence ATGAATGCCAAGAATATCGCCACCGCTTTGATTCTTTCCTTCGCCGCCATCGGCGCCGCGCAAGCCGCGACCCCCCGGGGCGACTCGGATAACGTGCCCTTCCAAGGCGTCTACGGCCAAGCCGACACCGGCGCGAGTCGTGACCAGGTGATCGCCGAGCTGCAACAGGCTCGCGCCGCCGGCCTGACCGGCAACGCCGACATCGACAACCAGCCCTTCGTGGCGCAAGCCGACAGCGGCGTGACCCGTGCGCAAGTCGCGGCCGGCATCGACCAGTCCAACGGTGGCATCGACATCGCGTTCGGCGACATCGACAACCTGCCGTTCCAGGGCGTGTGA